A single region of the Stigmatopora argus isolate UIUO_Sarg chromosome 6, RoL_Sarg_1.0, whole genome shotgun sequence genome encodes:
- the LOC144075836 gene encoding G-protein coupled receptor 37-like 1 gives MSAFFFFFLSLLLVGSAELRSPVRLPPPSAPGEAHPGRPAVDEGPGGDLTTAGLRANSSSTPTGWPWPLGEASPRAYALMPLALVLFSVGMVSNLALMCTVWHNVYLQSTWNCTLAGMALLDFGVLFFCLPVVVFHELTSRRLLGEASCRLVPYLEVTSLGVATFSLCALSMDRLRAPGPTPEPCRPILSKMAVVWLGSLTLAAPELPLWRLRRQAATTTTAAADLCEPRPSERLPDPVYSLLLTYGEARPWWILGCYVCLPLLFTLGCDLLARRVAATRPAEAVGSASCPSPTKKEKRCCPRDPRLRSTLAWLTALYVACGVAGSACGLAAAYVPTATTASLAGHFFLFARCAATPVLLLCSCRRLGRAFLGCCCCCRHECRPRPPPSTPPSLTPSPKKDVARHASPAIGTPC, from the exons ATGAgcgcttttttcttcttcttcctttcGCTTCTTTTGGTCGGGTCGGCAGAGCTCCGGAGCCCCGTCCGCCTCCCCCCACCATCCGCCCCGGGCGAGGCTCATCCCGGCCGGCCCGCCGTAGACGAGGGCCCGGGCGGAGACTTGACCACCGCCGGGCTGCGGGCGAACTCGTCATCGACGCCCACCGGGTGGCCTTGGCCGCTCGGGGAAGCCTCCCCCCGGGCTTACGCCCTGATGCCACTCGCCTTGGTCCTCTTTTCGGTGGGCATGGTGAGCAACCTGGCGCTCATGTGCACCGTGTGGCACAACGTTTACCTGCAGAGCACCTGGAACTGCACGCTGGCCGGCATGGCGCTGCTGGACTTCGGGGTGCTTTTCTTCTGTCTGCCGGTCGTCGTCTTCCACGAGCTGACTTCCAGGCGACTGCTGGGGGAGGCTTCCTGCCGTCTGGTGCCCTACCTGGAG GTGACGTCGTTGGGCGTGGCCACCTTCAGCCTCTGCGCCCTGAGCATGGACCGCCTCCGGGCACCGGGCCCCACCCCCGAGCCCTGCCGCCCCATCCTGTCCAAGATGGCCGTGGTCTGGTTGGGCTCGCTGACGCTGGCCGCCCCAGAGCTGCCGCTGTGGCGGCTGCGACGGCAGGCGGCGACGAccacgacggcggcggcggactTGTGCGAGCCCCGACCGTCGGAGCGCCTGCCCGACCCCGTCTACTCGCTGCTGCTGACCTACGGCGAGGCTCGGCCCTGGTGGATCTTGGGCTGCTACGTCTGCCTGCCGCTGCTCTTCACGCTGGGCTGCGACCTGCTCGCCAGACGG GTGGCGGCGACCCGACCCGCGGAGGCCGTCGGCTCCGCCTCCTGCCCGTCGCCGACGAAGAAGGAGAAACGGTGTTGTCCTCGCGACCCGCGGCTCCGCTCCACCTTGGCGTGGCTGACCGCCTTGTACGTGGCGTGCGGCGTCGCGGGCAGCGCGTGCGGCCTGGCGGCGGCGTACGTGCCGACGGCGACGACGGCGAGCCTGGCGGGGCATTTCTTCCTGTTCGCCCGTTGCGCCGCCACGCCCGTCCTGCTGCTGTGCTCATGTCGCCGGCTGGGGCGGGCCTTCCTGGGCTGCTGTTGTTGCTGCCGCCATGAGTGTCGGCCCCGCCCCCCGCCCTCGACGCCGCCCTCGCTGACACCGTCCCCCAAGAAGGACGTCGCCCGCCACGCGTCGCCAGCCATCGGAACCCCGTGTTGA